A window of the Butyricimonas virosa genome harbors these coding sequences:
- a CDS encoding phage integrase SAM-like domain-containing protein, which produces MGNYFLRKGTSKEATLFVRIRKRVPKIDKNVNTRIVIDRNVWERANKDAASLEKFYRTKDGQTIYRKMCAIDQALEELLSQGKFEDTHIDHAVESIVFAEIREQQRKEEEERKQKKQAAEEARKKDVRTFLNDFIAGIREGSIKHNGNTYSANTCKVWESFRLILERFHKKHPFTWESIDQRLVDKFLFMMEKDGYMPKSINKYLVCFRAMVGYAHKARFHNNSIAEKCFSKIRVRECDKAKEIYLNDAELQALYEMPLDGLDAQVRDVFLVGCYTCQRYSDYSALTANNFTTTARGNKVVRLIQKKTSTPVVVPIMNDNLLRIAERYDFNIPEISDVILNRYIKDILKRLSEEVPSLQKAEITKLTMREREMEERGDAEFMRNEDGDVIKYRYDLVTSHTARRSGITNLYLTGLFDTVQMMSISGHKDQRTFFDYIKLSSDEIADKIMEKLRQTENVGNEGLF; this is translated from the coding sequence ATGGGCAACTACTTTTTGAGAAAAGGCACAAGTAAAGAGGCTACATTGTTCGTCCGAATAAGGAAACGTGTTCCTAAGATTGACAAGAATGTCAATACTAGAATTGTGATTGACCGCAATGTGTGGGAGAGGGCGAATAAGGATGCTGCAAGTTTGGAGAAGTTCTATAGGACCAAAGATGGACAGACTATTTATCGTAAGATGTGTGCCATCGACCAGGCATTGGAAGAATTGTTGAGTCAGGGTAAATTTGAAGATACACACATAGACCATGCAGTTGAGTCTATTGTCTTTGCTGAAATCAGAGAACAGCAACGCAAAGAGGAAGAAGAACGCAAGCAGAAGAAACAGGCAGCCGAGGAAGCACGTAAAAAAGATGTGCGAACTTTCCTCAATGACTTCATTGCAGGAATCAGAGAGGGTTCAATCAAACATAATGGCAACACCTATAGTGCAAACACCTGTAAAGTTTGGGAGTCTTTCAGACTTATCCTTGAACGCTTTCATAAAAAGCACCCATTCACTTGGGAAAGTATCGATCAGCGATTGGTGGATAAGTTTCTTTTTATGATGGAGAAAGATGGTTATATGCCCAAGAGCATTAACAAATACCTTGTTTGTTTCCGTGCAATGGTTGGCTATGCCCATAAAGCCAGATTTCACAACAATTCCATTGCCGAAAAGTGTTTCTCGAAAATCCGTGTACGCGAATGTGATAAAGCAAAAGAGATCTATTTGAACGATGCTGAGCTTCAGGCCTTGTACGAAATGCCATTGGATGGTTTGGATGCACAAGTGCGCGATGTATTCTTAGTAGGTTGTTACACTTGCCAAAGATATAGTGACTATTCTGCACTTACAGCCAATAACTTTACCACCACAGCAAGAGGAAATAAGGTTGTGCGCTTGATACAAAAGAAAACCAGTACTCCGGTTGTTGTTCCCATTATGAACGACAACCTACTGCGCATTGCCGAGCGTTACGACTTTAATATCCCCGAGATTTCTGATGTCATTCTCAACAGATATATAAAGGATATTCTCAAACGACTATCCGAAGAGGTACCATCGTTACAAAAGGCAGAGATCACCAAGCTCACCATGCGCGAACGGGAAATGGAAGAGCGTGGCGATGCAGAATTTATGCGTAACGAGGATGGCGATGTCATCAAATATCGCTATGACTTAGTTACATCTCACACCGCCCGACGAAGCGGAATCACCAACCTCTACCTTACCGGATTGTTCGATACCGTACAGATGATGTCAATCAGTGGCCATAAAGACCAGCGCACATTCTTCGACTATATCAAACTGTCGTCAGACGAGATTGCTGACAAGATTATGGAAAAACTTCGCCAGACTGAGAATGTCGGAAATGAGGGATTGTTCTAA
- a CDS encoding RagB/SusD family nutrient uptake outer membrane protein has translation MRLRNMIWIGLVLACGAGCSDFLDVQPKDKQSEKQLFSTRGGFYMAVNGIYNKVASTALYGKNLSYELVDVISKRYSPLQANTYLTALSSFDYADNSVQTGVSNTWTAAYNTILNCNVVLDNLEESDGILLTPEYRMLKGEMLALRAFLHFDMLRLFGPVYKNHPEAAAIPYNESARVSALPLLAADSVMHEKILRDLDEAESLLADSDPVIEGGPMASLENDQDVYLRYRQLRMNYYAVLALKARVYLYAGEQAKALAAARKLLTDARVDEYFPAVDPNKLLANQDNPDRVFSTEVLAGIYVKDRADIHSNYFSSEQAGNNYLHPRKNFVNMSLFAGETQDYRFQAWWRTASNESEGGYDFIKYEEIAQPAEKGETEYFYAVFMSLIRLSEVYYIAAESEPVLADKYAWLNKIRERRGLGALIVISEDDFMKRLRTEYLREFMGEGQIFFMYKRLYAAIPSDENGNDMNAYEAREEYYVLPLPSGEIANR, from the coding sequence ATGAGATTACGAAATATGATTTGGATCGGCTTGGTGTTGGCGTGTGGAGCCGGGTGTTCGGATTTTCTGGACGTGCAACCCAAGGATAAACAGTCGGAAAAGCAATTATTCTCGACGAGAGGCGGGTTTTACATGGCGGTAAACGGTATTTACAATAAGGTGGCCTCCACGGCTCTTTACGGGAAGAATCTTTCTTACGAGCTGGTGGACGTTATTTCGAAACGGTACTCGCCTTTACAAGCTAACACGTACTTGACGGCATTAAGTTCTTTCGACTATGCGGATAACTCGGTGCAGACGGGGGTGTCGAACACGTGGACGGCGGCTTATAACACGATTTTGAATTGTAACGTGGTGTTGGATAATCTTGAGGAGAGTGACGGGATTCTGTTGACACCTGAATACCGGATGTTGAAAGGGGAGATGCTGGCACTCCGTGCTTTCTTGCATTTCGATATGTTGCGGTTGTTCGGGCCGGTTTACAAGAATCACCCGGAAGCGGCGGCGATTCCTTACAACGAGTCGGCGAGGGTGTCGGCCTTGCCCTTGCTGGCTGCCGATTCGGTGATGCACGAGAAGATTCTGCGGGATTTGGACGAGGCCGAAAGTTTGTTGGCGGATAGTGACCCCGTGATCGAGGGAGGACCGATGGCTTCACTGGAGAATGATCAGGATGTTTACCTGCGTTATCGGCAGTTGCGGATGAATTATTATGCCGTGTTGGCGTTGAAGGCTAGGGTGTACTTGTACGCGGGAGAGCAGGCGAAGGCATTGGCCGCAGCTCGCAAGCTACTGACGGATGCGAGAGTGGACGAATATTTCCCGGCTGTCGATCCGAATAAACTTCTGGCTAATCAGGATAACCCGGATCGGGTGTTCTCGACGGAAGTACTGGCGGGAATTTACGTGAAGGATCGGGCTGATATTCATTCCAATTATTTCAGTTCGGAACAGGCGGGTAATAATTACCTGCATCCCCGGAAGAATTTCGTGAATATGAGTCTTTTCGCGGGGGAGACACAGGATTACCGGTTCCAAGCGTGGTGGCGCACGGCTTCCAACGAGAGTGAAGGCGGGTATGACTTTATCAAGTACGAGGAGATAGCCCAGCCCGCGGAGAAGGGGGAAACCGAGTATTTCTATGCCGTTTTCATGTCGTTGATCCGGTTGAGCGAGGTGTATTATATCGCGGCCGAGAGTGAACCCGTGCTGGCGGATAAATATGCGTGGTTGAATAAAATACGGGAACGCAGGGGTTTGGGAGCTTTAATCGTGATCTCGGAAGATGATTTTATGAAGCGCTTGCGTACGGAATATTTGCGTGAATTTATGGGAGAAGGACAAATTTTCTTCATGTATAAACGGTTGTATGCAGCTATTCCCAGTGATGAGAATGGGAATGATATGAATGCTTATGAAGCCCGGGAAGAGTATTACGTGTTGCCGTTGCCTTCCGGGGAAATCGCTAATCGTTAA
- a CDS encoding DUF4843 domain-containing protein — MKWKDILFILGLSAVLGACEKKDIEVFTTDDAGIYFQLIKGYYGTTTEIYTDSLDYSFASLPASMKDVILPATVRTMGKVADYDRPFKVVVDKEGTTAIEGVHYEIDLDSVVVPAGKSSANVNVRFFRTDDLMEKSVRLALRLEDNEHFKCYFPEYKNMNTYSSTGVLIHGDSFSFTLSEMYTIPWYWRVIIETDYFGVWTPKKFVVINLVCGFTMDDWNNAGGTGAKIIYGRCGFFATMVQKYLQEQADAGTPVVDSDGKYMQLDSDYAVDYSRYE; from the coding sequence ATGAAATGGAAAGATATTTTATTTATACTGGGGCTAAGTGCAGTTCTGGGAGCTTGTGAAAAGAAGGATATCGAGGTTTTTACCACGGATGACGCAGGGATTTATTTTCAATTGATAAAGGGGTATTACGGGACAACCACGGAAATTTACACGGATTCACTTGATTATTCATTTGCATCACTTCCGGCCTCGATGAAAGATGTGATTCTTCCCGCTACCGTCCGGACGATGGGGAAGGTGGCGGATTATGATCGTCCTTTTAAAGTGGTCGTGGATAAAGAGGGAACGACTGCCATAGAGGGGGTGCATTACGAAATTGATTTGGATTCGGTGGTTGTACCTGCGGGAAAAAGTTCGGCGAATGTCAATGTGCGTTTTTTCAGGACGGATGATTTGATGGAGAAGTCGGTGCGGCTGGCTCTTCGTTTGGAGGATAACGAGCATTTCAAGTGTTATTTTCCGGAGTACAAGAACATGAATACTTATTCATCGACGGGAGTGCTGATTCATGGTGATTCATTCTCTTTCACGTTGAGCGAGATGTACACGATACCTTGGTATTGGAGGGTAATCATCGAGACCGATTATTTCGGGGTGTGGACGCCTAAAAAGTTCGTGGTTATCAATCTGGTTTGTGGTTTTACCATGGATGATTGGAATAACGCGGGAGGTACCGGGGCAAAAATAATATACGGGCGTTGTGGCTTTTTCGCGACGATGGTTCAAAAGTATTTGCAGGAACAGGCGGATGCCGGAACCCCGGTGGTGGACTCGGACGGGAAGTATATGCAACTTGATTCGGATTATGCCGTGGATTATTCTCGATATGAATAA
- a CDS encoding PKD-like family lipoprotein, whose amino-acid sequence MKMNYIILFLFGVSLCACFEDKGNYDYRDMADITIENIPEVIEVLGNSDHIVVSPKVVSSLDGEVKEGDANFEFTYKIEKKSGGTMVAGQKWVDLNPSKTLNLDTLAAFAADTYIGWFGVTDKRSGVQTSTTFDIKVSSPTYEGWMVLCNEGEQERVRMDMISAISAERVIPAYDVLAPLGFPELRHARGIGFYPNRRANPDDVIYVMSEEGTYRLERETFKTDESWNINNVDFIIPPGDEHVVYYNTVNNNNSSEALACLCVTDAGNAYAQVLSTPGAAFEKPINTSARGEAPTYRVAPYIGVSMARPGNGKAAVFYDMDNQRFMGWKQGYVDFLMQVLNPIRDKEGALFTFKTGMDLVYMESTRYSNGLVYAILQDAGGKRCIYGINMSGNGYVPESMYKDLNAPDFDKASIFAFHSQFPYMFYAVGNKVYLHNLGTNTTYPMNSIALGEHEVVTMLKFNLYRQCSLKDLNNQSDEFMARQYELMVGSYNTDAPDNNGGKLGFYPVDGVNNSVTKRAEYDGFARIKDVVYRERR is encoded by the coding sequence ATGAAAATGAATTATATCATATTGTTTTTGTTTGGTGTTTCTCTTTGTGCTTGTTTTGAGGATAAGGGAAACTATGATTACCGGGATATGGCGGATATTACAATTGAGAATATCCCGGAAGTGATCGAGGTGTTGGGGAATTCCGATCATATTGTCGTGAGCCCGAAAGTCGTTTCTTCTTTGGATGGAGAGGTTAAGGAGGGGGATGCTAATTTCGAGTTCACGTATAAGATTGAGAAAAAATCCGGGGGAACGATGGTGGCCGGACAGAAGTGGGTGGATTTGAATCCTTCGAAGACGTTGAATCTGGATACCTTGGCGGCTTTCGCTGCCGACACGTATATCGGGTGGTTTGGTGTAACCGATAAGCGTTCGGGAGTACAGACATCTACAACCTTTGATATTAAAGTTTCCTCCCCGACTTACGAGGGGTGGATGGTGTTGTGCAACGAGGGGGAACAGGAACGGGTACGGATGGATATGATTTCCGCGATATCGGCGGAACGAGTTATCCCGGCTTATGACGTGTTGGCACCCTTGGGATTTCCGGAGCTAAGACACGCGAGGGGGATAGGCTTTTATCCTAACCGTCGGGCGAATCCTGATGACGTGATTTACGTGATGTCGGAGGAGGGTACGTATCGATTGGAGCGGGAAACATTCAAGACGGATGAATCGTGGAATATTAATAATGTAGATTTTATTATTCCTCCGGGAGATGAGCATGTCGTGTATTATAACACGGTGAACAATAATAATTCTTCGGAGGCTTTGGCCTGTCTTTGCGTGACAGACGCCGGAAATGCGTATGCGCAGGTGTTGAGTACTCCCGGTGCCGCTTTCGAGAAGCCGATCAATACTTCCGCTCGTGGAGAAGCCCCGACCTACAGGGTTGCCCCGTATATCGGGGTGAGTATGGCCCGTCCGGGGAATGGGAAAGCTGCCGTGTTCTATGATATGGATAACCAGCGTTTCATGGGGTGGAAACAGGGATATGTTGATTTCCTGATGCAGGTTTTGAATCCTATCCGGGACAAGGAGGGGGCTTTGTTCACTTTCAAGACGGGAATGGATTTGGTGTACATGGAGAGTACTCGTTATTCCAACGGGCTGGTTTATGCTATATTGCAGGATGCCGGGGGGAAACGTTGTATTTACGGGATCAATATGTCGGGTAACGGGTATGTTCCGGAATCAATGTATAAGGATTTGAACGCACCTGATTTTGACAAGGCGTCGATTTTTGCTTTTCATTCTCAATTCCCCTATATGTTTTACGCTGTGGGGAATAAGGTGTACCTGCATAATCTGGGGACAAATACGACCTATCCGATGAATAGTATCGCTTTGGGAGAGCATGAGGTCGTGACGATGTTGAAATTCAACCTGTATCGCCAATGTTCTTTAAAGGATTTGAATAATCAATCCGACGAGTTCATGGCCCGGCAGTATGAGTTGATGGTGGGATCTTACAATACTGATGCCCCGGATAATAACGGGGGTAAGTTGGGATTTTATCCGGTTGACGGGGTGAATAACAGCGTGACGAAACGGGCGGAATATGACGGATTCGCGAGAATTAAAGACGTGGTGTATCGTGAGCGGCGGTAA
- a CDS encoding VOC family protein has product MERGTRMFPSLLSYTGEFNIVIDCNNAGVLAEFYSKLLGWEWTRPRANGWAAVASPTGMVFAFPEVEEYSL; this is encoded by the coding sequence GTGGAGAGGGGAACTCGAATGTTCCCCTCTCTGTTATCATACACGGGGGAGTTTAATATCGTGATTGATTGTAATAATGCCGGCGTACTGGCGGAGTTTTACAGTAAATTGTTGGGATGGGAATGGACTCGTCCCCGAGCAAACGGGTGGGCTGCCGTTGCCTCTCCGACAGGCATGGTGTTTGCTTTTCCGGAAGTGGAAGAGTATTCTCTGTAA
- a CDS encoding IS256 family transposase: MEQEFNFESIKNKALEQLKSGKSLLGKDGAFAPLLESILNAALEGEMEAHLSDEERETGNRRNGKMQKQVQTPLGEVTVSTPRDRNSTFDPQFIKKRETILAEGVADRIIGLYALGNSTREISDWMEENLGNRVSAETISSITDRVLPEIKAWKSRLLDPVYPIVWLDAIHYKVTDERGYAVTRAIYNVLGITKEGHKELLGMYISKNEGANFWLGVLTDLQNRGVQDILIACVDGLKGFPEAIVSVYPDAIVQLCIVHQIRNSIKHVGSKHQKEFLLDLKRVYQAVNKESAEEELVKLDDKWGEQYPIVIKSWQDNWEKLTEYFQFTATIRRLIYTTNTVEGYHRQIRKVTKNKGVFPHDTALEKLVYLAYRNIRKKWTMPIPNWAAVAQQLAIKFGERFKLW, from the coding sequence ATGGAACAAGAATTTAATTTCGAAAGCATCAAAAACAAGGCCCTGGAACAATTAAAATCAGGTAAGTCCTTGTTAGGTAAAGACGGTGCGTTTGCCCCGTTATTGGAAAGTATACTAAACGCGGCACTCGAAGGTGAAATGGAAGCCCATCTCTCTGATGAAGAACGAGAAACGGGTAATCGTCGTAACGGTAAAATGCAAAAACAAGTACAAACTCCTTTAGGAGAAGTGACGGTATCCACGCCTAGAGATCGTAACTCAACTTTTGATCCCCAGTTCATTAAAAAACGAGAGACTATACTAGCCGAGGGTGTGGCCGATCGGATCATAGGTTTATACGCCCTTGGTAATAGCACCCGAGAAATAAGTGACTGGATGGAAGAGAATCTAGGAAACAGGGTATCGGCAGAAACGATCAGTTCTATAACAGATCGGGTTCTTCCCGAGATTAAAGCTTGGAAATCAAGGCTCCTTGATCCCGTGTACCCGATCGTTTGGTTGGACGCTATTCATTACAAGGTAACAGATGAAAGAGGTTACGCCGTGACTCGTGCCATTTACAACGTGCTGGGTATAACCAAGGAGGGGCATAAGGAGCTACTGGGAATGTATATCTCTAAAAACGAGGGAGCGAACTTTTGGCTGGGAGTTCTCACGGATTTGCAAAACCGTGGTGTGCAAGATATACTAATCGCTTGCGTGGACGGTCTAAAGGGCTTTCCCGAGGCGATCGTGAGTGTTTATCCCGACGCTATAGTCCAGTTATGCATCGTGCATCAAATACGCAATTCTATCAAGCACGTGGGTAGTAAACACCAAAAAGAATTCCTGCTTGACCTCAAGCGAGTTTATCAAGCTGTAAATAAAGAATCAGCTGAAGAAGAACTGGTTAAACTTGACGATAAATGGGGTGAACAATACCCTATTGTCATCAAATCATGGCAAGATAACTGGGAGAAACTAACTGAATATTTCCAGTTCACGGCAACTATCAGAAGACTGATATACACGACCAATACCGTGGAAGGGTATCATCGACAAATTCGAAAAGTTACAAAAAACAAGGGCGTGTTCCCGCACGACACCGCCCTTGAAAAACTAGTTTACCTGGCTTATCGCAATATCAGGAAAAAATGGACCATGCCAATCCCGAATTGGGCGGCTGTTGCTCAACAACTGGCTATTAAATTTGGAGAAAGGTTTAAATTATGGTAA